CTCGACCTCGAGGTCATCGCGGCGGTCCATGCCCTTGAGGACATCCTCGGCGTCCGCCATCTGGGGGACGTGCCGGGGGGAGACGAAGCTGGCCGCCTCGATGCGCCGGTGGCCCGCCGCGACGAGTTTATTCAGGAGTCCGATTTTCTCCCCGGTGGAGAGAATCTGCGCCTCGCTCTGCAGGCCGTCGCGCGCCCCGACCTCGACGATGGTGATCGCCAACGGAATCCTCCCTGAATACAGCCATTTCTTATCTGTTACTCTACTGTGCGAAGGACAAACCTACCATGTACAAATTTCACGGTAAATAGAAAAATGTAGTTCAAAAATGACTATCGCCGGAAGCGGCCCCCTTGCGGCGCCCTCCGCTTTCCGGGATGATGGCCCGGCTTTCCACCCAACTGAAGGGCATCCCCTTGAACGATCTCTGGACAGCCCTGCTCACCCCCGCGATCGCGGGCGCGATCGGCATCGCCCTGCTCGCCGGGCTCATCCGCGGCTTCGCGGGCTTCGGCTCGGGGGTGATGATGGCGCCGGTCCTCGCGCTGCTCTACGGCCCGGCCGAGGCGGTCTCGATCATCATCCTGCTCGAGGTCATCGTCAGCTTCCAGCTTCTCAAGGGCACCGGCGGGCTCATCCAGTGGCGCTTCGTCGCCCCGATGGGGGCGGCCGCCTGCCTCTTCATGCCGCTCGGCGTGTGGATTCTCAAGAGCGCCGCCCCCGCCCTCATGACCCGCGCCATGGGGCTGGTCGTCCTGGGCTTCGTCCTCATCCTCCTCATCGGCTGGCGCCACACCGGCGGGAAGAAAGTGCCCATCGCCGCCGCCGTCGGCGCGATCTCGGGCACCATGATGGCCGCCACGAGCATGGGCATCCCCCCGGTCCTCCTCTATATGCTCTCCGGGCCCGACCCCGCCGCCGTCAGCCGCGCCAACATCATCGCCTACTTCTCGACCACCCAGCTCACCCTCGCCCT
The bacterium genome window above contains:
- a CDS encoding sulfite exporter TauE/SafE family protein; the encoded protein is MRRPPLSGMMARLSTQLKGIPLNDLWTALLTPAIAGAIGIALLAGLIRGFAGFGSGVMMAPVLALLYGPAEAVSIIILLEVIVSFQLLKGTGGLIQWRFVAPMGAAACLFMPLGVWILKSAAPALMTRAMGLVVLGFVLILLIGWRHTGGKKVPIAAAVGAISGTMMAATSMGIPPVLLYMLSGPDPAAVSRANIIAYFSTTQLTLALILWWMGLVHPITLGRAALMFPAFALCAWAGSRLFRAEYETLYRRIAMGFLVIVGVAGIMG